In the Bos taurus isolate L1 Dominette 01449 registration number 42190680 breed Hereford chromosome 21, ARS-UCD2.0, whole genome shotgun sequence genome, one interval contains:
- the MEX3B gene encoding RNA-binding protein MEX3B: MPSSLFADLERNGSGGGGGGGGGGGGGGGGGGGETLDDQRALQLALDQLSLLGLDSDEGASLYDSEPRKKSVNMTECVPVPSSEHVAEIVGRQGCKIKALRAKTNTYIKTPVRGEEPVFVVTGRKEDVAMARREIISAAEHFSMIRASRNKNTALNGAVPGPPNLPGQTTIQVRVPYRVVGLVVGPKGATIKRIQQQTHTYIVTPSRDKEPVFEVTGMPENVDRAREEIEAHIALRTGGIIELTDENDFHANGTDVGFDLHHGSGGSGPGSLWSKPTPSITPTPGRKPFSSYRNDSSSSLGSASTDSYFGAGTSGSAAATPRLADYSPPSPALSFAHNGNNNNNGNGYTYAAAAAAGGEASVPSPDGCPELPPAFDPAPAPPPGAPLLWAQFERSPGGGPAAPASSSCSSSASSSAASSSSVVFPGGGASAPSSANLGLPVHRRLHPGASCPRLSPPLHMAPGAGEHHLARRVRSDPGGGGLAYAAYANGLGAQLPAGLQPSSSDASGSSSSSSSSSSSSSSSSSSSGLRRKGSRDCSVCFESEVIAALVPCGHNLFCMECANRICEKSEPECPVCHTAVTQAIRIFS, encoded by the exons ATGCCCAGCTCGCTGTTTGCAGACCTGGAGCGCAACGGCAGCGGCGGCggagggggcggcggcggcggcggcggcggcggcggaggaggaggcggcggAGAGACCCTGGATGACCAAAGAGCCCTGCAGCTCGCACTCGACCAGCTCTCCCTGCTAGGGCTGGACAGTGACGAGGGCGCGTCTCTGTACGACAGCGAGCCGCGAAAGAAGAGCGTGAACATGACCGAGTGCGTGCCGGTGCCCAGTTCCGAGCATGTCGCCGAGATCGTGGGGCGGCAAG GTTGTAAAATCAAAGCTCTGCGGGCAAAGACCAACACTTATATCAAGACCCCGGTTCGCGGGGAGGAGCCTGTCTTTGTTGTGACGGGCAGGAAGGAGGATGTGGCCATGGCCCGGAGGGAGATCATCTCTGCCGCCGAGCACTTCTCCATGATCCGCGCCTCGCGCAATAAGAACACGGCGCTAAACGGCGCAGTGCCTGGGCCGCCTAACCTGCCAGGGCAGACCACCATCCAGGTGCGCGTGCCCTATCGCGTGGTGGGGCTCGTGGTGGGGCCCAAAGGCGCCACGATCAAGCGCATCCAGCAGCAGACGCACACATACATCGTGACGCCCAGCCGCGACAAGGAGCCGGTGTTCGAGGTGACAGGCATGCCGGAGAACGTGGACCGCGCCCGCGAGGAGATTGAGGCCCACATCGCCCTGCGCACCGGTGGCATCATTGAGCTCACCGACGAGAACGATTTCCACGCCAACGGCACGGATGTGGGCTTCGATCTGCATCATGGGTCCGGCGGGTCCGGCCCAGGCAGCCTCTGGAGCAAGCCCACCCCCAGCATCACGCCCACTCCGGGCCGCAAGCCCTTCTCCAGCTACCGCAACGACAGCTCCAGCTCGCTCGGCAGCGCCTCCACAGACTCTTACTTCGGCGCGGGCACCAGCGGCAGCGCAGCCGCCACCCCGcgcctggcggactacagcccCCCAAGCCCAGCGCTCAGCTTTGCTCACAacggaaacaacaacaacaacggcaATGGATACACCtacgcggcggcggcggcggcggggggggAGGCTTCGGTGCCTTCCCCTGACGGCTGCCCCGAGCTTCCGCCCGCCTTTGATCCGGCTCCCGCTCCGCCGCCCGGGGCGCCCCTTCTCTGGGCCCAGTTCGAGCGGTCCCCGGGAGGCGGACCTGCAGCTCCCGCGtcctcttcctgctcctcctccgcATCTTCGTCCGCTGCTTCGTCCTCCTCGGTGGTCTTCCCCGGGGGCGGAGCCAGCGCGCCCTCCAGCGCCAACCTGGGGCTGCCGGTGCACCGCCGGCTGCACCCAGGCGCCAGCTGCCCGCGCCTGTCCCCGCCCTTGCACATGGCCCCGGGGGCGGGCGAGCACCACCTGGCTCGTCGTGTGCGCAGCGACCCAGGCGGAGGGGGCCTGGCCTACGCCGCCTATGCCAATGGGCTGGGGGCGCAGCTGCCGGCGGGCCTTCAGCCTTCGTCGTCGGACGCGTCCGGCTCCTCGTCCTCGTCCAGCTCGTCCTCCAGCtcgtcctcttcctcctcctcctcctccgggtTGCGGCGTAAGGGCAGCCGCGATTGCTCCGTGTGCTTTGAGAGCGAAGTCATCGCCGCACTGGTGCCCTGCGGCCACAACCTCTTCTGCATGGAGTGCGCTAACCGCATCTGCGAGAAGAGCGAGCCCGAGTGCCCGGTCTGCCACACCGCGGTCACTCAGGCCATCCGCATCTTTTCCTGA